AAATGAGCAGCTGATGATAACAAATGAACAAGGAACCATTGTAAAAGAGGGAAAGCCTCTTGATCTTTTTAAAGATTGGTTCCAACAGTACTATACTGAATCAGATCCTAATCTCCCAGATTTTCAAGGTGGTGCCATTGGCTTTATTAGCTATGATTGTGTGCGTCATTTTGAAAAATTACCTGCTGTAGCTGTAGATGATTTAGAAACACCTGATATATATTTTCTTCTTTTTGATGATGTAGCTGTTTATGATCATCATACGTCCAAGCTATGGTTAATCACTCACTATTATCATGAACAAGAAAAACAGCAGGCAGAGAATAAACTGCAGAAAATGAAGGATAGTTGGACCTCTGAAGTGAACAACGTTAAACAACCAGAGTTAATGGTAAATGGACCCTCATCTAACCCAATAACATTTTCTGAAAAGGGATTTAAAAAAGCTGTTGAAGCAATTAAAACCTATATTAGTCAAGGAGATGTTTTTCAAGTTAATTTGTCTGTAAGACAGCATTTTGCATTGGAAAATCATCCATTTAAGATTTATGAGACATTGCGTAAAGTCAATCCGTCTCCATATATGGCTTATTTACATTTTCCTGAATTTCAAATAATAAGTGGCTCCCCGGAATTACTTGTTAAAAGACAAGGTGATGTTGTAAGTACACGACCAATTGCAGGTACTCGTTCAAGAGGGAAAGATGAGCAAGAAGATTTAAAACTTGCAAATGAGTTGGTTGAAAATGAAAAAGAAAGAGCCGAACATGTGATGCTTGTTGATTTGGAGCGCAATGACCTCGGGAGAGTTTGTGAGTATGGCTCTGTTCATGTAAATGAATTTATGGTCATTGAAAAATATTCACATGTGATGCATATTGTTTCAAATGTAAAAGGGACATTAAAAAAAGAAGCAAATTATACAGATGTTATCAAAGCGACCTTCCCAGGTGGTACAATTACAGGAGCACCTAAAGTAAGAACAATGGAAATTATTGAAGAGCTTGAACCAACCCGAAGAGGAATTTATACAGGTTCAATAGGTTGGATCGGCTTTGATGAAAATATGGAATTAAATATTGTCATTCGTACAATGATCACAAAAGATGGATTTGGGTATGTTCAATCTGGGGCAGGAATTGTTATTGATTCTAATCCGGATTATGAATATAAAGAAGCTTTAAAGAAGGCAAGAGCGTTAGTTCAAGCTATTGAGTTGAGCAAAGAAGAGAAAATATTAGGTTGAGGTGAGTATAGTGATTTTAATGATTGATAATTATGATTCATTTACATTTAATTTAGTACAGTATTTAGGTGAATTAGGGGAAGAATTGGTTGTTAAGAGAAATGACGAGATCACAATCGCAGAAATTGAAGAGTTAAATCCACAATTTTTAATGATATCCCCTGGACCATGTAGTCCTAATGAAGCTGGTATTAGCATGGAAGCAATTGAATATTTTGCTGGGAAAATTCCAATCTTTGGAGTGTGCCTCGGTCATCAGTCAATTGCCCAAGTATTCGGTGGCGATGTAGTGCGTGCCGAGCGTTTGATGCATGGTAAAACATCTGAGATGCATCACAACGGTGAGACAATCTTTAAAGAAATGGAGAACCCATTTACTGCTACGCGTTATCATTCTTTAATTGTAAAAAATGAAACGTTACCGGATTGCTTAGAAGTAACGGCATGGACAGATGAAAATGAAATTATGGCCCTCCGCCATAAAACATTACCCATTGAAGGGGTGCAATTTCATCCTGAGTCGATAATGACAACATTCGGTAAAGACCTTCTTAGAAACTTTATTAATCAATATAAACCTGTAGAAAAGAGCTAATAGGTGTGTATATATACATTAATTCACAGTTTATAAAAGATACAGAAGCCACGATTTCTCCATTTGATCATGGCTTTCTTTATGGATTAGGGGTTTTTGAAACATTTAGAATATATGAGGGTTTTCCTTTTTTACTACATGATCATTTAGCAAGGCTCCAACATGCAGTTGATCAATTAGGGATCACATACCAAATTGATTTTGAAGAAATGTATGAGATGATTCAGGAGCTTTTAAGGATAAATGCCTGTCAAAATGAAGATGTTACAGTTCGGTTAAACATCTCAGCTGGCCTTGGAGAAGTTGGGAAACTACTTCAGGATTATGATAAGCCAACCATTATGTGTTTTATTAGAAAAGCTCCACCAGTAAATATGACCGAAAAGGAAGCAGCGATACTTAATTTAAGAAGAAACACGCCTGAAGGAAGGGAACGTTTAAAATCCCATCACTACCTAAACAATATTTTAGGAAAGCGTGAACTTAAAGGAACTCCTGATTTGGAAGGTATTTTTCTAACTGAAAAAGGATATGTGGCAGAAGGGGTTGTTTCTAATATTTTCTGGGTGAAGGAAGGCGCTGTTTACACACCATCATTAGAGACTGGAATTCTAAACGGAATCACAAGACAGTTTATCATCAAGTGTTTAGAGAGATTAGAAATTCCTTTTTATGAAGGTTTTTACCATAAAGAACATTTGTTCGAATCCACTGAGGTAATTATAACGAATTCATCCCAAGAAATTGTTCCGGTTAAAAAAATCCATGAGCAATATTTCCAAGGGAATGAAGGGGAGTACAGTAAGAAGTTAACTGACTTGTATAATCACTATAAGACCAAACTATTAAGTATACAAGAGTTATAAAGGAATGAGGACGATGAAAACTTTAACAAAGCAACAGATGATTGAATGTGGTGACTATACTCTTAATTATCATGATAAAACCTTAATTATGGGGATTTTAAATATAACACCTGACTCATTTTCTGATGGCGGGAAGTTTAGCACCATAGACCTTGCGATTAAACGTGCGGAGGAAATGCTTCAACATGGTGCAGACATTATTGATATTGGTGGAGAATCGACTAGACCTGGGCTAGTACAGTCACGCAAGAGGAAGAGTTAGATCGTGTTATTCCTGTTATAAAAAATCTTTCACGAGTGATTAAAGCTCCAATATCAATTGATACTTATAAAGCGGAAGTAGCTAAACAAGCAATTGAAGCAGGAGCATCGATCATAAATGATGTTTGGGGAGCGAAGGCAGATCCTAATATGGCAAAGGTTGCTGCAGAATACGATGTACCGATTATTCTAATGCATAATCGAACAAATAAGAATTACGAACAGCTTATACCTGATATGATTGTAGACTTAATGGAGTCTGTGGCTATTGCTAAAGAAGCGGGAGTTAAGGATGCGAAAATCATTCTTGATCCAGGGGTCGGGTTTGCAAAAACAATGGATGATAATCTAGAAGTGATGAGAAATCTCGATGCTTTCGTCCAACTAGGATATCCTGTATTGCTAGGTACCTCAAGAAAATCGTTTATAGGACATATCCTAGATGTTCCTCCAACAGAACGTATGGAGGGAACTGGTGCAACGGTTTGTTTAGGAATCCAAAAGGGATGTCATATTATGAGAATACATGATGTGTTAGAGATGTCCAGAATGGCTAAAATGATGGATGTTATGCTTGGGAAGGGAGGAGTAAACAATCGATAAAATATATGTAAGCGGGATGGAGTTTTACGGGTACCACGGTGTATTTCAAGAGGAAAATAAGCTGGGTCAACGTTTTAGAGTAGACCTGGTTGTTGAGTTGGACTTAAAAAAGTCTGGAGAAACAGATGAATTAGAGTATAGTGTAAACTATGCATCTTTATATAAATGCTGCAAGGAAGTAGTGGAAGGTAAGCCCTATAAACTTGTAGAATCTGTAGCAGAACAAATCGCAAGAAAACTACTAACAGAATTTCCGCTTATTCATTTTTGTGAAGTGAAAGTGATTAAGCCAGACCCTCCAATTCCTGGACATTATAAGGAAGTCGCTGTTGAAATAAAAAGGGGAAGAACATGAAAAATGATGTTTATATAGCACTAGGTTCGAATATGGGGAATCGGGAAAGATATCTTCTCGATGCTATAAAGAAAATCAATCAACATCCTTCTATTAGTGTAGTAAATATTTCCTCCATCTATGAAACAGATCCGATCGGCTTCACAGATCAAGAGCAATTTTTAAATATGGTTATTCATGCTAACACTGATTTAACAGCATTTCAGCTTCTTCTTTCTCTCCAGGAAATTGAAAAACTACTTGACCGAAAAAGGGAAGTAAAATGGGGACCAAGAACTTTAGACCTTGACATTTTGCTGTATAATCATGAAAATATTGAAGCAGAACAATTAATTGTTCCTCATCCTAGAATGCATGAACGAGCATTTGTTCTTATCCCTTTGTATGAATTAAACAAAGACATAAGCATTCCTACTTTAGATAAACCAATTTCAACTATCATAGATCAATTACAAGATAAAGAAGGAGTACGAATATGGAAGCAGAAAAATGGGGTAGACGTATTCGCGCTTTTAGAAAATTAAAAGGATATACCCAAGAGAGTTTTGCCAAGGATCTTGGTGTTTCTGTTTCTGTATTAGGCGAAATAGAAAGAGGAAATCGCGAACCCAGTAAAGAGTTTATAGAGGATGTAGCAAAATCCCTTAATGTAACAGTAGAGGAATTAACCCCAAACTAAACTACTAGCAAAAGGAGGTATGCAGAATGTTTAAGATTGGCGATATTGAATTAAAGAACAGAGTCGTTTTATTTCAATGGCAGGAGTATGTAATGCAGCTTTTAGACTAACAGTTAAAGAGTTTGGCGCTGGATTAGTATGTGCTGAAATGGTAAGTGATAAAGCTATCCTTTTAAAAAATGCAAGAACAATGGGAATGCTTTATATTGATGAACGTGAAAAGCCATTAAGCTTACAAATATTCGGTGGTGAAAAGGATACACTTGTTGAAGCGGCTAAATTTGTTGATAAAAATACAACAGCTGATATTATTGATATAAACATGGGATGTCCAGTTCCGAAAATCACAAAATGTGATGCAGGGGCAAAATGGCTTTTAGATCCAAATAAAATTTATGACATGGTATCGGCGGTAGTAGAAGCGGTAGATAAGCCAGTTACAGTTAAAATGCGCATGGGCTGGGATGAAGATCATATTTATGCCGTTCAAAATGCCCAAGCGGTAGAGCGTGCAGGTGGAAAAGCAGTAGCTCTTCATGGTCGTACTAGAGTACAAATGTATGAAGGTACAGCAAATTGGGATATCATTAAAGAAGTAAAAGAATCTGTTAACATTCCTGTAATAGGAAATGGTGATGTTACAACACCTCAAGATGCAAAGCGCATGCTAGATGAAACAGGTGTTGACGGTGTTATGATCGGTCGCGCAGCACTAGGAAATCCGTGGATGATTTATCGTACGGTTAAATTTTTAGAAACTGGCGAATTGATGGATGAACCTGGTGTGCGTGAGAAGATGGAAGTTTGCAAGCTTCATCTAGATCGTCTAATAGCATTAAAAAATGAAAATGTAGCAGTTCGTGAAATGAGAAAACATGCTGCCTGGTACCTAAAGGGTATTAGAGGTAATGCAAAGGTTCGTAATGACATCAATTTAATGAACACTAGAGAAGAATTTGTTAATCTATTAGATGAGTTTGTTTTAGAGATGGAAGCAAAAGAAGATAGTGCTAGCCAAGCAGGTTAATATTCAGTTTAGTAGTTATCTATTGTTTTGCTGTTTTTACTGCCAGTATTCCTGGCAGTTTTCTGCTTTTCAATTTGTATAGATAGGAGTGTTAGTATGAGTCAGGAAGAAATGAATCAAGAAGAATTGAGTGATCAACTCAAAGTTAGACGTGAGAAATTACATAATTTAAGAGAAAAAGGGTTAGATCCATTCGGTAAGCGATTTGAAAGAACACATCAAACTGAAGATATCATCGCAACATACGAAGGAATAGAAAAAGAAGAATTAGATGAAAAAGAAGTAATAGTTACAATAGCGGGGAGAATTATGACCAAGCGAGGTAAAGGTAAAGCAGGCTTTGCTCACATCCAAGATTTATCAGGTCAAATTCAAATCTACGTTCGTAAAGATGCAGTAGGTGATGAAGCATATGAGATTTTCAATACTGCTGATCTTGGTGATATCATTGGTGTAACAGGTGTGGTATTTAAAACTAAAGTTGGCGAGCTATCGATAAAAGTGAAATCGTTCGAATTGCTGACAAAAGCATTGCGTCCACTACCGGATAAATTTCATGGATTAAAAGATATTGAACAACGTTATCGTCAAAGATACGTAGATTTAATCATGAGTCCTGAAAGTAAGAAAACATTTATTGCGCGTAGTAAAATTATTCAAGCGATGCGACGTTATTTAGATGACCAAGGATATCTAGAAGTTGAAACGCCAACTATGCACTCTATCCCAGGTGGGGCGTCTGCACGTCCATTTATTACACACCATAATGCATTAGATATGCCGTTATACATGCGTATTGCTATAGAATTGCATCTAAAGCGTTTAATCGTAGGTGGATTAGAAAAAGTTTATGAAATTGGTCGTGTATTCAGAAATGAAGGAGTTTCTACTCGTCACAATCCTGAATTCACAATGATTGAACTTTACGAAGCATATGCTGATTATCAAGATATCATGACATTAACTGAGAATGTCATTGCACATTGTGCGAAAGAAGTGTTAGGAACAACAACAGTACAATATGGAGAGTATGAAGTGAATCTTGAGCCGAAGTGGACAAGACTTCATATGGTAGATGCAATTAAAGAACATACAGGTGCTGACTTCTGGAAGGAAATGACGATCGAAGAAGCTAGAACTCTTGCTAAAGAACATAATGTAGAGATTACTGAACATATGCAATATGGCCACATTGTAAATGAGTTCTTTGAACAGAAAGTAGAGGAGAAATTAATTCAACCTACTTTCATCTACGGTCACCCGGTGGAGATCTCTCCTTTGGCTAAGAAAAACGATGAAGATGATCGTTTCACTGACCGTTTTGAGTTGTTTATTGTTGCTCGTGAACACGCAAATGCCTTCACAGAGCTTAATGATCCAATTGACCAAAAGGAAAGATTTGAAGCACAACTTAAAGAACGTGAGCAAGGTAATGATGAAGCTCATATGATGGATGAAGACTTTATTGAAGCTCTAGAATACGGAATGCCTCCAACTGGTGGATTAGGAATTGGAATTGATCGATTAGTAATGCTATTAACGAACTCTCCTTCAATTCGTGATGTATTACTATTCCCGCAAATGAGACATCGTTAATAAAGAACCCCTGCAAAAATGCAGGGGTTTAATTTTTTTAAAAAAGTACTTGCGTAAGTTTGTTTGCGATGGTATATTAGAATACGTTGCTGCGAAACAGGCAGATAACATACAAATAACAAATAAAAAAAACTGTTGACTTTTAGTTTTGAAGTTTGTTATAATGTGAAAGTTGTTGTTAAACAATGATCTTTGAAAACTAAACAAAACCAAGCGTGCAAAAGTTAATTTCGATTAACAAAAACGTACTATATAGTACAAACTTTTATGAGCTATATCAACTCTTTATTGGAGAGTTTGATCCTGGCTCAGGACGAACGCTGGCGGCGTGCCTAATACATGCAAGTCGAGCGAACCAATGGGAGCTTGCTCCCTGAGGTTAGCGGCGGACGGGTGAGTAACACGTGGGTAACCTGCCTGTAAGATTGGGATAACTCCGGGAAACCGGAGCTAATACCGGATAACATTTTGAACCGCATGGTTCAAAGTTGAAAGACGGCTTCGGCTGTCACTTACAGATGGACCCGCGGCGCATTAGCTAGTTGGTGAGGTAACGGCTCACCAAGGCGACGATGCGTAGCCGACCTGAGAGGGTGATCGGCCACACTGGGACTGAGACACGGCCCAGACTCCTACGGGAGGCAGCAGTAGGGAATCTTCCGCAATGGACGAAAGTCTGACGGAGCAACGCCGCGTGAACGATGAAGGCCTTCGGGTCGTAAAGTTCTGTTGTTAGGGAAGAACAAGTACCAGAGTAACTACTGGTACCTTCGGTACCTAACCAGAAAGCCACGGCTAACTACGTGCCAGCAGCCGCGGTAATACGTAGGTGGCAAGCGTTGTCCGGAATTATTGGGCGTAAAGCGCGCGCAGGCGGTTTCTTAAGTCTGATGTGAAAGCCCACGGCTCAACCGTGGAGGGTCATTGGAAACTGGGGAACTTGAGTGCAGAAGAGGAGAGTGGAATTCCACGTGTAGCGGTGAAATGCGTAGAGATGTGGAGGAACACCAGTGGCGAAGGCGACTCTCTGGTCTGTAACTGACGCTGAGGCGCGAAAGCGTGGGGAGCGAACAGGATTAGATACCCTGGTAGTCCACGCCGTAAACGATGAGTGCTAAGTGTTAGAGGGTTTCCGCCCTTTAGTGCTGCAGCAAACGCATTAAGCACTCCGCCTGGGGAGTACGGTCGCAAGACTGAAACTCAAAGGAATTGACGGGGGCCCGCACAAGCGGTGGAGCATGTGGTTTAATTCGAAGCAACGCGAAGAACCTTACCAGGTCTTGACATCCTTCGCTACTTCTAGAGATAGAAGGTTCCCCTTCGGGGGACGAAGTGACAGGTGGTGCATGGTTGTCGTCAGCTCGTGTCGTGAGATGTTGGGTTAAGTCCCGCAACGAGCGCAACCCTTGATCTTAGTTGCCAGCATTCAGTTGGGCACTCTAAGGTGACTGCCGGTGACAAACCGGAGGAAGGTGGGGATGACGTCAAATCATCATGCCCCTTATGACCTGGCTACACACGTGCTACAATGGATGGTACAAAGGGCTGCAAGACCGCGAGGTCAAGCCAATCCCATAAAACCATTCTCAGTTCGGATTGCAGGCTGCAACTCGCCTGCATGAAGCCGGAATCGCTAGTAATCGCGGATCAGCATGCCGCGGTGAATACGTTCCCGGGCCTTGTACACACCGCCCGTCACACCACGAGAGTTTGTAACACCCGAAGTCGGTGGGGTAACCGTAAGGAGCCAGCCGCCTAAGGTGGGACAGATGATTGGGGTGAAGTCGTAACAAGGTAGCCGTATCGGAAGGTGCGGCTGGATCACCTCCTTTCTAAGGAAAATGAGCACGCTTGGTATTTTGTTTAGTTTTGAGAGATCATACTGATCTTTCTATATAAGTAAGACTCAATACATAGGAGTCTAAATGCAGATTGCATTTGAACATCCTGTGTTTTATGTTCCTTGAAAACTAGATAACGAAAACAATTCAAGTAATTCACTGAGTTTAAACGCTTAGTTTAGTGATTCTCTTAATAATTGATTTAAACGACATCTTCGATGTCAAAGGTTAAGTTGTTAAGGGCGCACGGTGGATGCCTTGGCACTAGGAGCCGATGAAGGACGGTACTAACACCGATATGCTTCGGGGAGCTGTAAGTAAGCTTTGATCCGGAGATTTCCGAATGGGGAAACCCACTGCTCGTAATGGAGTAGTATTTTTACCTGAATACATAGGGTATTAAAGGCAGACCCGGGGAACTGAAACATCTAAGTACCCGGAGGAAGAGAAAGCAAACGCGATTTCCTGAGTAGCGGCGAGCGAAACGGAAGAAGCCCAAACCAAGAGGCTTGCCTCTTGGGGTTGTAGGACACTCTATACGGAGTTACAAAGGAACGGAGTAAATGAAGAGGTCTGGAAAGGCCCGTCAAAGAAGGTAACAACCCTGTAGTTGAAACTTCGTTCCCTCCAGAGTGGATCCTGAGTACGGCGGGACACGTGAAATCCCGTCGGAAGCAGGGAGGACCATCTCCCAAGGCTAAATACTCCCTAGTGACCGATAGTGAACCAGTACCGTGAGGGAAAGGTGAAAAGCACCCCGGAAGGGGAGTGAAAGAGATCCTGAAACCGTGTGCCTACAAGTAGTCAAAGCCCGTTAATGGGTAATGGCGTGCCTTTTGTAGAATGAACCGGCGAGTTACGATCCCGTGCAAGGTTAAGTTGATAAGACGGAGCCGCAGCGAAAGCGAGTCTGAATAGGGCGAAAGAGTACGTGGTCGTAGACCCGAAACCAGGTGATCTACCCATGTCCAGGGTGAAGTTCAGGTAACACTGAATGGAGGCCCGAACCCACGCACGTTGAAAAGTGCGGGGATGAGGTGTGGGTAGCGGAGAAATTCCAATCGAACTTGGAGATAGCTGGTTCTCTCCGAAATAGCTTTAGGGCTAGCCTTGAAATGAGAGTCTTGGAGGTAGAGCACTGATTGGACTAGGGGCCCCCATCGGGTTACCGAATTCAGTCAAACTCCGAATGCCAAAGACTTATGTTCAGGAGTCAGACTGCGAGTGATAAGATCCGTAGTCAAGAGGGAAACAGCCCAGACCACCAGCTAAGGTCCCAAAGTATACGTTAAGTGGAAAAGGATGTGGAGTTGCTTAGACAACCAGGATGTTGGCTTAGAAGCAGCCACCATTTAAAGAGTGCGTAATAGCTCACTGGTCGAGTGACTCTGCGCCGAAAATGTACCGGGCCTAAACGTATCACCGAAGCTGTGGACTGTTCTTTTAGAACAGTGGTAGGAGAGCGTTCTAAGGGCTGTGAAGCCAGACCGTAAGGACTGGTGGAGCGCTTAGAAGTGAGAATGCCGGTATGAGTAGCGAAAGAGGGGTGAGAATCCCCTCCACCGAATGCCTAAGGTTTCCTGAGGAAGGCTCGTCCGCTCAGGGTTAGTCGGGACCTAAGCCGAGGCCGAAAGGCGTAGGCGATGGCCAACAGGTTGAAATTCCTGTACCACCTCCTCACCATTTGAGCAATGGGGGGACGCAGAAGGATAGGGTAAGCGCGCTGTTGGATATGCGCGTCCAAGCAGTTAGGCTGACAACGAGGCAAATCCCGTTGTCGCGAAGGCTGAGCTGTGATGGCGAGGGAACTATAGTACCGAAGTTCCTGATTCCACACTGCCAAGAAAAGCCTCTAGC
This Metabacillus endolithicus DNA region includes the following protein-coding sequences:
- the trpE gene encoding anthranilate synthase component I, yielding MQQRRASLSIHFDYEQDFFNQYKYLTQDEEQHAILESGRGGRYSIAGIKPIASVMGKNEQLMITNEQGTIVKEGKPLDLFKDWFQQYYTESDPNLPDFQGGAIGFISYDCVRHFEKLPAVAVDDLETPDIYFLLFDDVAVYDHHTSKLWLITHYYHEQEKQQAENKLQKMKDSWTSEVNNVKQPELMVNGPSSNPITFSEKGFKKAVEAIKTYISQGDVFQVNLSVRQHFALENHPFKIYETLRKVNPSPYMAYLHFPEFQIISGSPELLVKRQGDVVSTRPIAGTRSRGKDEQEDLKLANELVENEKERAEHVMLVDLERNDLGRVCEYGSVHVNEFMVIEKYSHVMHIVSNVKGTLKKEANYTDVIKATFPGGTITGAPKVRTMEIIEELEPTRRGIYTGSIGWIGFDENMELNIVIRTMITKDGFGYVQSGAGIVIDSNPDYEYKEALKKARALVQAIELSKEEKILG
- the pabA gene encoding aminodeoxychorismate/anthranilate synthase component II, which translates into the protein MILMIDNYDSFTFNLVQYLGELGEELVVKRNDEITIAEIEELNPQFLMISPGPCSPNEAGISMEAIEYFAGKIPIFGVCLGHQSIAQVFGGDVVRAERLMHGKTSEMHHNGETIFKEMENPFTATRYHSLIVKNETLPDCLEVTAWTDENEIMALRHKTLPIEGVQFHPESIMTTFGKDLLRNFINQYKPVEKS
- the pabC gene encoding aminodeoxychorismate lyase — its product is MYIYINSQFIKDTEATISPFDHGFLYGLGVFETFRIYEGFPFLLHDHLARLQHAVDQLGITYQIDFEEMYEMIQELLRINACQNEDVTVRLNISAGLGEVGKLLQDYDKPTIMCFIRKAPPVNMTEKEAAILNLRRNTPEGRERLKSHHYLNNILGKRELKGTPDLEGIFLTEKGYVAEGVVSNIFWVKEGAVYTPSLETGILNGITRQFIIKCLERLEIPFYEGFYHKEHLFESTEVIITNSSQEIVPVKKIHEQYFQGNEGEYSKKLTDLYNHYKTKLLSIQEL
- the folB gene encoding dihydroneopterin aldolase, which encodes MDKIYVSGMEFYGYHGVFQEENKLGQRFRVDLVVELDLKKSGETDELEYSVNYASLYKCCKEVVEGKPYKLVESVAEQIARKLLTEFPLIHFCEVKVIKPDPPIPGHYKEVAVEIKRGRT
- the folK gene encoding 2-amino-4-hydroxy-6-hydroxymethyldihydropteridine diphosphokinase translates to MKNDVYIALGSNMGNRERYLLDAIKKINQHPSISVVNISSIYETDPIGFTDQEQFLNMVIHANTDLTAFQLLLSLQEIEKLLDRKREVKWGPRTLDLDILLYNHENIEAEQLIVPHPRMHERAFVLIPLYELNKDISIPTLDKPISTIIDQLQDKEGVRIWKQKNGVDVFALLEN
- a CDS encoding helix-turn-helix domain-containing protein, whose translation is MEAEKWGRRIRAFRKLKGYTQESFAKDLGVSVSVLGEIERGNREPSKEFIEDVAKSLNVTVEELTPN
- the lysS gene encoding lysine--tRNA ligase yields the protein MSQEEMNQEELSDQLKVRREKLHNLREKGLDPFGKRFERTHQTEDIIATYEGIEKEELDEKEVIVTIAGRIMTKRGKGKAGFAHIQDLSGQIQIYVRKDAVGDEAYEIFNTADLGDIIGVTGVVFKTKVGELSIKVKSFELLTKALRPLPDKFHGLKDIEQRYRQRYVDLIMSPESKKTFIARSKIIQAMRRYLDDQGYLEVETPTMHSIPGGASARPFITHHNALDMPLYMRIAIELHLKRLIVGGLEKVYEIGRVFRNEGVSTRHNPEFTMIELYEAYADYQDIMTLTENVIAHCAKEVLGTTTVQYGEYEVNLEPKWTRLHMVDAIKEHTGADFWKEMTIEEARTLAKEHNVEITEHMQYGHIVNEFFEQKVEEKLIQPTFIYGHPVEISPLAKKNDEDDRFTDRFELFIVAREHANAFTELNDPIDQKERFEAQLKEREQGNDEAHMMDEDFIEALEYGMPPTGGLGIGIDRLVMLLTNSPSIRDVLLFPQMRHR